The Thermus caldifontis genome includes a region encoding these proteins:
- a CDS encoding HAD family hydrolase, with the protein MRLWLLDLDDTLLVDHRVSEEVLEELGREVGVKGLPEGVRRKAEEFFRQAPFYPWAEGIGHSALEALWARYSTPGLEALGEWAWPFRERVFREALRELGGPEERARELAEAFFQGRRRYPLFPEVPEFLEALRARGASLVLLTNGVPDLQREKLFGAGLGEAFDLFLVSGEVGLGKPDPRLFRMALCAFGVDPEEAVMVGDNPGRDIKGALLAGIKAVFVDRGHRPKDPRYPAHLEVRDLREALVLL; encoded by the coding sequence ATGAGGCTTTGGCTTTTGGATCTGGACGACACCCTTCTTGTGGACCACCGGGTGAGCGAGGAGGTGTTGGAAGAGCTGGGTCGGGAAGTGGGGGTGAAAGGGCTTCCCGAGGGGGTGCGGCGGAAGGCGGAGGAGTTCTTCCGGCAGGCTCCCTTCTACCCCTGGGCTGAGGGCATCGGCCACTCGGCCCTGGAGGCCCTTTGGGCCCGTTACTCCACCCCGGGGCTGGAGGCCTTGGGGGAATGGGCCTGGCCCTTTCGGGAAAGGGTCTTCCGGGAGGCCTTAAGGGAGCTGGGCGGTCCTGAGGAGCGCGCCCGGGAGCTGGCGGAGGCCTTTTTTCAGGGGAGGCGCCGCTATCCCCTTTTTCCGGAGGTGCCCGAGTTCCTGGAGGCCTTGCGGGCGAGGGGGGCTAGCCTGGTCCTCCTCACCAACGGGGTGCCGGATCTCCAGCGGGAAAAGCTTTTTGGGGCCGGTCTGGGAGAGGCCTTTGACCTCTTTTTGGTCTCGGGGGAGGTGGGCCTAGGCAAGCCTGACCCCAGGCTCTTCCGCATGGCCCTTTGCGCCTTTGGGGTGGACCCGGAAGAGGCGGTGATGGTGGGGGATAACCCCGGGCGGGACATCAAGGGGGCCCTTTTAGCGGGCATCAAGGCGGTCTTTGTGGACCGGGGGCACCGCCCCAAGGACCCCCGGTATCCCGCCCACCTGGAGGTGCGGGACCTGAGGGAGGCCTTGGTCCTTTTGTGA
- a CDS encoding Uma2 family endonuclease translates to MTPVRKRFTVEEFHRMAQAGLLGEDDRVELLEGEVWEMSPIGSRHAAAVRRLRRLFTPLEMEGVCLIAVQDPVRLSPFSEPQPDLALLQPRPNLYQEAHPGSEDILLLVDVAEASLAYDLEVKAPLYARHGVLEFWVLDLEGKRLHVFRSPSPEGYQEVQVLVPGAHIAPLAFPSFLLRVAELPG, encoded by the coding sequence ATGACCCCCGTGCGCAAGCGGTTCACCGTGGAGGAGTTCCACCGGATGGCCCAAGCGGGCCTCCTGGGGGAAGACGACCGGGTAGAGCTTCTGGAAGGGGAGGTTTGGGAAATGAGCCCCATCGGTAGCCGCCATGCCGCCGCCGTGCGGCGCCTTCGCCGCCTCTTCACGCCCCTAGAGATGGAGGGGGTCTGCCTCATCGCCGTCCAAGATCCTGTGCGCCTTAGCCCTTTCAGCGAGCCCCAGCCGGACTTGGCCCTCTTGCAGCCACGGCCTAACCTCTACCAGGAAGCGCACCCCGGCTCCGAAGATATCCTCCTCCTGGTTGACGTGGCGGAGGCTTCCTTAGCTTATGACCTCGAGGTCAAAGCACCCCTATATGCCCGCCATGGGGTCCTCGAGTTTTGGGTGCTGGACCTGGAGGGTAAGCGGCTTCACGTGTTTCGCTCCCCCTCCCCTGAGGGTTACCAGGAGGTCCAGGTCCTGGTCCCAGGAGCCCACATCGCCCCCCTAGCCTTCCCCTCCTTCCTCCTCCGGGTAGCCGAGCTCCCGGGCTAA
- the amrB gene encoding AmmeMemoRadiSam system protein B, with protein MDLVRPPAVAGYFYPKEAERLRQEVEGLLQRARSSPDPGIRGLLSPHAGYVYSGRVAAEGFRTLSAWQGRAGRVFLLGPSHFVPFFGVAFYPYRAWATPLGEVAVDLEGGRRLMEKGPPFLTYEEPFLEEHSLEVLLPFLQVALPGTPILPLLFGETSPKEVAEALLPELREGDLVVASSDLSHYHPDPVARKRDQRTLERALALDVEGVAQGEACGHLPWATLTALARSLGWRPKLLAYATSAEASHDPSRVVGYAAVAYLGESPPP; from the coding sequence ATGGACCTGGTGAGGCCGCCGGCGGTGGCCGGCTACTTCTACCCCAAGGAGGCGGAACGCCTAAGGCAGGAGGTGGAGGGGCTTCTACAAAGAGCCCGGTCCTCCCCTGACCCGGGGATAAGGGGCCTTCTTTCCCCCCATGCCGGCTATGTTTACTCGGGAAGGGTGGCGGCGGAGGGCTTTAGGACCCTTTCCGCCTGGCAGGGAAGGGCGGGGAGGGTATTCCTCCTGGGGCCCAGCCATTTTGTGCCCTTTTTCGGCGTGGCCTTCTACCCTTACCGCGCCTGGGCCACCCCCTTGGGGGAGGTGGCGGTGGACCTGGAAGGGGGAAGAAGGCTTATGGAGAAGGGCCCGCCCTTTTTAACCTACGAGGAGCCCTTCTTGGAGGAGCATAGCCTCGAGGTCCTCCTCCCCTTCCTCCAAGTGGCCTTGCCGGGTACGCCTATCCTGCCCCTTCTCTTCGGGGAAACAAGCCCAAAGGAGGTGGCCGAGGCCCTGCTCCCGGAGCTTAGGGAGGGGGATTTGGTGGTGGCCTCCAGCGACCTCTCCCACTACCACCCTGACCCCGTGGCCCGAAAGCGGGATCAAAGGACCCTGGAAAGGGCCTTGGCCCTGGATGTGGAAGGGGTGGCCCAAGGGGAGGCCTGCGGCCACCTTCCCTGGGCCACCCTCACCGCCTTGGCCAGGAGCCTGGGGTGGCGCCCGAAGCTCCTGGCCTACGCCACCAGCGCCGAGGCCTCCCATGACCCAAGCCGGGTGGTGGGGTACGCCGCGGTGGCCTATCTAGGGGAAAGCCCCCCGCCCTAA
- the amrS gene encoding AmmeMemoRadiSam system radical SAM enzyme: MTLTATLREADLKRPLPKGYVQCRACAHFCAIAPGQAGKCGVRRNFGGRLYLVTYGKAAALHLDPVEKKPLYHFHPGEGILSLGTVGCNLFCAFCQNWQISQFREFKVTEEGYLDRPIGEDWPPEAIVEEAEALGVRLIAYTYNEPAVWIEYAHDTARLAKERGMKNVFVTSGFETKEAWDYIRPYLDAANVDLKGFTEAFYRKICGARLKPVLESLEHLMAQGVWVEVTTLLLEGYNDAPEEVRAMARFLKGLSPEIPWHLTAAHPDYRMLDLRPTRHTTLVRAYEIAKEEGLKFVYVGNVLDEERSSTRCPDCGRLLIRRLGFRVEPLWEVPGVCPGCGRGIPGVWTW; the protein is encoded by the coding sequence ATGACGCTGACGGCTACCCTCAGGGAAGCGGACCTGAAACGCCCCCTACCCAAGGGGTACGTGCAGTGCCGGGCCTGCGCCCACTTTTGCGCCATCGCCCCAGGACAGGCAGGCAAATGCGGGGTTAGGCGCAACTTCGGGGGCAGGCTGTACCTGGTGACCTACGGCAAGGCGGCCGCCCTTCACCTGGACCCGGTGGAGAAGAAGCCCCTTTACCACTTCCACCCCGGGGAGGGAATCCTTTCCCTGGGCACCGTGGGGTGCAACCTCTTCTGCGCCTTTTGCCAGAACTGGCAGATCTCCCAGTTCCGGGAGTTCAAGGTAACGGAGGAAGGCTACCTGGACCGGCCCATCGGGGAGGACTGGCCCCCGGAGGCCATCGTAGAGGAGGCCGAGGCCCTGGGGGTGCGGCTAATCGCCTACACCTACAACGAGCCCGCCGTCTGGATTGAGTACGCCCACGACACCGCACGGCTCGCCAAGGAACGGGGCATGAAAAACGTCTTCGTCACCAGCGGCTTTGAAACCAAGGAGGCCTGGGACTACATCCGGCCCTATCTGGATGCCGCCAACGTGGACCTGAAGGGCTTCACGGAGGCGTTCTACCGGAAGATCTGTGGGGCCCGGCTCAAGCCGGTTTTGGAGAGCCTCGAGCACCTGATGGCCCAAGGGGTCTGGGTGGAGGTGACCACCCTCCTCCTGGAGGGCTACAACGACGCCCCCGAGGAGGTGCGGGCCATGGCCCGATTCCTCAAGGGGCTTTCCCCCGAAATCCCCTGGCACCTCACCGCCGCCCATCCCGACTACCGCATGCTGGACCTGAGGCCCACCCGGCACACCACCCTGGTGCGGGCCTACGAGATCGCCAAGGAGGAAGGGCTTAAGTTTGTGTACGTGGGCAACGTCCTGGACGAGGAGCGAAGCTCCACTCGTTGCCCGGACTGCGGCAGGCTCCTCATCCGCCGCCTCGGCTTTCGGGTGGAGCCCCTTTGGGAGGTCCCGGGGGTCTGCCCGGGGTGCGGGAGGGGGATTCCTGGGGTATGGACCTGGTGA
- a CDS encoding SWIM zinc finger family protein, producing the protein MPPFPPREERDFASLVPKEVLRRGLAYYQEGRVLRVFRVGERIVGLVQGSAEVPYQVEVGPGLVGRCTCPYPDFPCKHAAALLYAYVEGRVPDLAPLIEALTPDEAKDLLQRLAQIPEVAFYLAEALAPGRAFMEGVRHLRRAFRMGGGEAEAKALLLRLDRVGREEVEAYLEVLLEAPFDPEPYLKAALERYLALSPRLSFLLGLYLKHPSEALREAFLRAGEREAEEALRLLRGQDAWGLKRGLRAELLFHLGWVEEGLAALREGLEGVEDYLHLVNRLLSLGRLAEALKYAEEARDWFGKDPRLLPLLDLLVAHRGFPEDHRARFGVQPNLEDYLALKAKLGREFFAERKALLRRVQDPALLARIHLLEEDWKALDRLLKSTPPEAYPRLAEALEEGLPEEAKRLYREAARLQVAQGTRKAYQEAARLLLRLSRLDPKAGKEEALAMVLAYPRRPALREELAPLLD; encoded by the coding sequence GTGCCGCCTTTTCCCCCCAGGGAGGAAAGGGACTTTGCCTCCCTCGTTCCCAAGGAGGTGCTCCGCCGGGGGCTGGCCTACTACCAGGAGGGCCGGGTGCTTAGGGTCTTCCGTGTGGGGGAGAGGATTGTGGGCCTGGTGCAGGGTTCGGCGGAGGTGCCTTACCAGGTGGAGGTGGGACCTGGGCTTGTGGGCCGGTGCACCTGCCCCTATCCCGATTTTCCCTGCAAGCATGCGGCGGCGCTTCTTTATGCCTACGTGGAGGGAAGGGTACCCGACCTTGCGCCCCTTATAGAGGCCCTAACGCCCGATGAGGCCAAGGACCTTTTGCAAAGGCTCGCCCAGATTCCCGAGGTGGCCTTTTATCTGGCGGAGGCCTTAGCCCCAGGGAGGGCCTTTATGGAGGGGGTAAGGCACCTGCGCCGGGCCTTCCGGATGGGGGGAGGGGAGGCGGAGGCTAAGGCCCTCCTCCTGCGCCTGGACCGGGTGGGAAGGGAGGAGGTGGAGGCCTATCTGGAGGTGCTGCTGGAAGCCCCCTTTGACCCGGAGCCCTATCTGAAAGCGGCCTTGGAGCGCTATCTGGCCCTTTCCCCTAGGCTTTCCTTCCTCCTTGGCCTTTACCTGAAACACCCTTCTGAGGCTTTGCGGGAGGCCTTCTTACGGGCGGGAGAGAGGGAGGCGGAGGAAGCCCTCCGCCTTCTAAGGGGGCAGGATGCTTGGGGGCTGAAGCGGGGGCTTAGGGCCGAGCTTCTCTTCCACCTGGGGTGGGTGGAGGAGGGGCTTGCCGCCTTGCGGGAGGGGCTTGAGGGGGTGGAGGACTACCTCCATCTGGTGAACCGGCTCCTCTCCTTGGGGCGGTTGGCGGAGGCCCTAAAGTATGCGGAGGAGGCCCGGGACTGGTTCGGCAAGGACCCCAGGCTCCTGCCCCTTTTGGACCTTTTGGTGGCCCACCGGGGGTTTCCTGAGGATCACAGGGCCCGGTTTGGGGTCCAGCCGAACCTCGAGGACTACCTGGCCTTGAAGGCCAAGCTGGGCCGGGAGTTTTTTGCGGAGCGGAAGGCCCTTCTGCGCCGGGTGCAAGACCCGGCCCTCCTGGCCCGCATCCACCTCTTGGAGGAGGACTGGAAGGCCCTGGACCGCCTGTTGAAGAGCACCCCGCCGGAGGCCTACCCCCGCCTGGCGGAGGCCCTGGAGGAAGGGCTTCCCGAGGAGGCCAAGAGGCTTTACCGGGAGGCGGCCAGGCTCCAGGTGGCCCAGGGAACCCGCAAGGCTTACCAGGAGGCGGCAAGACTCCTCCTGCGCCTTTCCCGCTTGGACCCCA